The window TCATTGGATTTTTATTCCCTGCATTTATATTTTCAATCCTTGCACTTTTTCTTATCACAAAGTCCGAGCCAGGAAGTTTCCTTGCGATCTTGGATGGCCAGGGAAACCTTCTTTGGACACCCATTTATCTAGTATTCTTTTCTGTAGTTTCAGCCTGTGTGACAGAGTTTTTTGCAAATACTACAGCCAAAGGCCTAGTGGATGACAACCTTCTTATCCCGATTGTCGGTGCAGTTGTGCTTTCCGTTTTATCCTTATTGTATTTGGATTATACTCCCATGGATTTTTTCTTTGATCCAAAGGCTCTTTACATTCAAAAATAAAAATTTGGTCTTTCGTGTTACTTAAGGTTTGATCGAAGTTACTTCCTTCCATTAAAAAAGGAAGGGGTAAGATTTCGACATTGGATGAAACTTACTTCCAGTGAAGTTCGACGATTCTTTGTTTGGTGATTGGTTCCATTCCAGGAACCAATACTTTATATTCCAAAGAAATGGGCCCAAGATCCTCTAATTGAAAAGGGGACTTTTCCATTCCTTTATGACGAAACTCTTCTTTCAAAAGGGCTCCTAAATAGTGAAAGGAAACTACAACATTGTTTTGGAATAAATTCCCTTCCATCCGTTCAGAAGAATTTCCATACTTCAAATAGGCTACATATCCAGAACGAAAGGTATCTTTTCCTAGGCCATTGTAAGGTTTGGAAAGCACCAATCGAAATCCGGGTGTTTCTCTTGCCGTAAAATACAAAAAATTTCCAAAGTCTTCGTATGTGGGATTTTCTTTTTTAAATAATTTCTTTTCTAGATAAACAACATCTTTTACTGTTTTGGGTTCTGTACAATCCAAAGGTTCATTGAAATTATCACAGAACTGAAAAGGATCTGTGGTCATTCCCGAACAGTTGTATATGGAGAATCCCAACCCAATGACGAAACTAAATAAGAAAGCCTGATAGGTTTTCTTTACATTCAAATTAAGATTTGAATTTATTGAACTCATAGGATTCTCTTAGGGTATTAAAAAAATAACTTACATCTCTTTCTCTAAAATAATTTTGAGCCGAATTTGCGACGACTAATTGGTTTCTCGAAAAATGATAAATCGTCTCTCCGTAAACCCCTTGGAACAAATAAGTGCGATGAAAATCATCCTTTGATTTCGCTATTACAATGTTATGCGAAGTGACGTAACCCGGAATCAGAAGGAAAGTTTGGTCTTTTTTTTGTAATAGAGTTTGAAACTCTAAACAATCCTTCTTTTTTTCAACCAGTTCCTCTCTGTGAATTCTTTGTTTGAAGGAAAGAACTTTTGTAAATCGTCCCGGATAAGCAAATTCCCTTTCTGTTTCATCAGGGGTCCATTTCGGAAGGAGGACAGATTCGTAGAGAATTTTAGAAAACCTTTTTTCAGCAAGAGCCTTCAACTCAAAGAGGATTCCTTCCTCTTGGTAGGAAAGAATCACAAAAAAAGAGGCTCCCGGTGGTCTTTCTAAAATCTCTTGAGGCATGGTTTACTCTTCCGTCACTCCTGTAATGGTAAATCCATCCAGAAGCATATAAGGAACAAAAGACGATTCCCCCAAAAGTTCTCCTTCTTTGGAAATTGCTTCAATTTGATTCAATGCTTCAAAAGCATTTCCCACAATTTGTACCTCTCTGACCGGGACTTTCTCTCCATTTTCTAAAAGGTATCCCCCTTTGATCACTCCCGAAAAATCACCGGAAGCTCCATCTTTAGTTCCCGAAATTCGGTTCACAAATAGAGTTTTTCCAGGGAGTTTAAAAAATTCATCTTTTGCTGAGTTGCCGGGTGCAATCTGTAATTGTTTTGGGCCACAACCAGGAAGGCTTTGGGCACCTCCAGTCGCAGATCCATTGGATTTAGGAAGCCCGGCTTTTTTAGCTTCGTAAGTATTGTAGAAGTAAGTATTTAAAACTCCCTCTGTTAGGACTGACTTTTTAGAAGTAGGTAGACCCTCCCGATCAAAACCAGTTGATCCCATAAAACCATTGTTTGTTGGATCATCCCAAATAGAGAGTAAAGAAGAGGCAACTTTTTTACCTAACTGATCCGCCATTTTGGATTTCCCTTTGCGAAGGCTTGTTCCATTTAAAGAACCAATAAAAAGTCCGAGAAAAAATGAATACACGGCATCGGGAGGAAGTAAAACCTTTCCTTGAAATCCAGAGATGGGTTTGGCATAAAGTGCCCCCATACATTTGTCTCCAAAATTCATAAAAGCTTTTTTCCATAGAGTTTGGAACTGGTTTTTGTCAAACCCACTCGCAGAATCATAATCAAAACTTCCGACTAGATCTCCATCCACACCCATTCCCATCACGGAAGCAGAAAGTTCAGCACCCAACTCATGGGCCATCACTCCTTTGGAAGAAACAATGAGTTTATAACCTTTGCTAAGCGAAAAGTCTCCAGAGTCGATATTCACCTTGGAATAAAGATCATTTCTCCATCCCAGTGCTTCTTTAGCGGAAGCGACCAAATCCTCAATTCCCATTTTGTCTAAGGATTCATCATATTGGTTGAAATGATTTTGGATGGATTCAGGTTCTGGAAGTCCTAAATCCAAATCAGGAGTGGATTGGCTTTTAGCCAAACTATAGGCTTCTTCAATGGACTCGTAAAGACTAGGGATATGATTGGAGATGATAAATCCTTGGTTTCCCTCAGTGATCACACGAATTCCAAACATATTTTCTTCGGTCGCAGTACAGTTGTTTAAGTCATTTTTTTCTAAACTGACATCTTCCGAATATCCGTAACTGGAATAAATCTCTACCTGGTCGATCCCGTTTGTTTTTGCTTTTTTGACTAAATTAGAAAGTAAATCTTTTTGGTCGTTCAAACGTTTTTCAATCGATTTACGATCCATTATTTACCACCTAACAATACTTTTGTGCGAACATAAGGACCACCCGCATCTACTTTTGCTGGTTGTCCTTTCCCACAGTGCCCTGAACCCAAATCCCATTTGAATTCTTTGGAGACCATATCTACATTTTGTAAAACATCAAAGGCAAGGCCAGATACTGTCACACCCTTCAAAAGATCCGTGATCTTTCCATTTTGGATGCGGTAGGCTTTTTGAACGGCAAACATAAATTCACCCGTTGCATCCGCTTGGCCATTTTTGGCACCGTCTAGATAGTATCCGTCTTTGGTGTTTGCGATCATTTCTTCCAAACTGGAATTCCCTGGCATAAGGAAAGTGTTTCGCATACGAATGAGGGGAACATCACCATACTCCCAAGCCCTTGCTGATCCCGTTGGTGCCACTCCAAATCGTTCTGCCGTTTCCCGGTTGTGGAGGTAAGAAGAAAGGATTCCGTTTTTAATGATAACAGTGTTTGTCGGAATGACCCCTTCATCGTCCACAGGAATGGAACCACCAGCCCCTTCATAGTATTCAGAAAATCCAGAGTCGCATAACGTCACTAAGTCGGAACCAACTCTATGTCCGATCTTTCCTTGGGCCACAGATCCAGATAAAACAAAATCAGCTTCTACCGTATGGCCAATGGCTTCGTGAACAAGAAGACCCACAATTGACGGGGATAAAATCACTGTGGAGAGACCGCCATCGGGGAGAGAACTGGAAAGTAGATCCACAGCCGTTTTGCAGGCCTCATCCGAAATCTCTGTCGGAGACTGGGAACGAAAGAGGCAGTCCCAACCTCCAGTCACACCAATCGAATGAGAACCAGATTCCATCTTTCCATCATCTTTGGCAACGGCAGAGACTCGAAATTCTGGTCTTACCATACTAAAAAAACTATCTGCTCCATCTGTGGTAACAATTGCTTTCTCTTCATATATTTCAGAATACCCGCAACCCACGGACTGGAGCTTAGCCGATTGTTTGGCGGCAGCATTTTGAATATCGAGAACGAGTTTTAGTTTTTCCTCTACGGTTCGGTTACGAAAGTCTTCGATCCCTTTGCCAATAAAATCACCAATGGCAAAATTTGCCTTTGGCAAATTGGGAATTTTATCTTTTCGGAGAGCTGAAGATAGGCGAGCCGCTTTTTTGGCCACTTGGATGGCATTTTGGATGGAAGATTTGGAAATTTCACTGGTGGATGCAAAACCCCAAGTTCCCGCTTCTAAAACACGAACACCGACACCTGTTCTTTTGCGTAGGGCAGTGGATTCCACCCGTCCCCTTTCAGCAAAGAAGGAACGACTTTCTTTATGGTGGTATCTGAGTTCCACAAATCCGGACTCTTCGGCCAAACATTCTTTTAATAGGTTCCGCATACGTCCCTTCCTTAAATTTTAATTACAATGATGATTACGATTTGATTTGAGAATCAAAAAAATCGAGGAGGATCCGAGGAAGCCATCTTCCTTCTGGATTGTCCGGGGAGGGATCGCTGATAAATCCAACATGTCCCCCTTTTTCCGTAAGAACCGTTTGTATGAGCGGGTAAGACTTCCATCGAATTTCATGCCAAACTTCCGAAGGAACCACCGGGTCATCATCGGCATGGACAATGAGACCAGGAACTTTGATTCCCCCTAGATATTTGACACTGGAACAAATATTGTAGTATTCCAATACATTCGCATAACCTGAAATTGGTGCTGTGAAAAAATCATCAAAATCAAAAAAGGATTTACTTCGTAAAACTCTTTCTTTCATTTTATCTGAGATTTCATAAACCCCAGAGGTTACCTTTTCTTTCATAGTATCCAGAAAATGATCCCGGTAAAAATTTCCGGCTCTTGAATCAATAAAGTCACAACTACGTTTTAAATCCAAAGGAGGGGATGTGGCCGAAAATGCCTTGGAATAGTGTTCCCTTTTTTCTCCAAAAAATTTGATCACCAGATTGGCTGATAAAGAAAATCCTGAAACAAATATGGATCTAGTAAAATGTTTATAAATGTATTTTAATACAGCATCCAAATCTTCTGATTGGCCGGCATTATATGGTTTTTTGGCAATCCCAAGGCCACGACCACAGTTACGCAAATTCATCCGCACAACTCCATAACCACGATTCAGTGCTTCTTTTCCTGCACTCACCATATAATGGGATTCCGAACTTCCTTCCATTCCATGAACGAGAAGTAAGTAATGCCCGTTCCATTTGGAGGCTTTTTTTCGAACTTGGGAAAGAGGAGGGTTGTGTTCTAACCAAAGCAGATCCCCAGACCCATCGTTAGTGGGAATGAGGATACTCTCTGAATAATACTCATCCTCCAAAGAATTGTCTGGAGGAAAAAGTACGTTGTAGACAGTTTGTAAATGTCTACCTTCTAAAAATCTTCTAGGTTTAAATTCTCTGTTAGACGACGTCAATTGTGTTTACGATCTTATCTACAATCCCGTAAGCCAAAGCTTGGTCGGCATCCATATAATAATCGCGATCGGTGTCTTCCACCAATTGTTCGTAGGTTTTGCCACAAGCATCCGCTAACATTTGATTGAGTTTTTCTTTGGTTTTGACAATGTCCTGTGCATGGATGAGTAAATCTGTAGCCGGAGCTTGGATCTGTCCGCCAATGGAAGGTTGGTGGATCATCACTCGACCGTTAGGCCAAATGTAACGATTTCC of the Leptospira kanakyensis genome contains:
- a CDS encoding DUF4416 family protein; the protein is MPQEILERPPGASFFVILSYQEEGILFELKALAEKRFSKILYESVLLPKWTPDETEREFAYPGRFTKVLSFKQRIHREELVEKKKDCLEFQTLLQKKDQTFLLIPGYVTSHNIVIAKSKDDFHRTYLFQGVYGETIYHFSRNQLVVANSAQNYFRERDVSYFFNTLRESYEFNKFKS
- a CDS encoding TldD/PmbA family protein; amino-acid sequence: MDRKSIEKRLNDQKDLLSNLVKKAKTNGIDQVEIYSSYGYSEDVSLEKNDLNNCTATEENMFGIRVITEGNQGFIISNHIPSLYESIEEAYSLAKSQSTPDLDLGLPEPESIQNHFNQYDESLDKMGIEDLVASAKEALGWRNDLYSKVNIDSGDFSLSKGYKLIVSSKGVMAHELGAELSASVMGMGVDGDLVGSFDYDSASGFDKNQFQTLWKKAFMNFGDKCMGALYAKPISGFQGKVLLPPDAVYSFFLGLFIGSLNGTSLRKGKSKMADQLGKKVASSLLSIWDDPTNNGFMGSTGFDREGLPTSKKSVLTEGVLNTYFYNTYEAKKAGLPKSNGSATGGAQSLPGCGPKQLQIAPGNSAKDEFFKLPGKTLFVNRISGTKDGASGDFSGVIKGGYLLENGEKVPVREVQIVGNAFEALNQIEAISKEGELLGESSFVPYMLLDGFTITGVTEE
- a CDS encoding TldD/PmbA family protein produces the protein MRNLLKECLAEESGFVELRYHHKESRSFFAERGRVESTALRKRTGVGVRVLEAGTWGFASTSEISKSSIQNAIQVAKKAARLSSALRKDKIPNLPKANFAIGDFIGKGIEDFRNRTVEEKLKLVLDIQNAAAKQSAKLQSVGCGYSEIYEEKAIVTTDGADSFFSMVRPEFRVSAVAKDDGKMESGSHSIGVTGGWDCLFRSQSPTEISDEACKTAVDLLSSSLPDGGLSTVILSPSIVGLLVHEAIGHTVEADFVLSGSVAQGKIGHRVGSDLVTLCDSGFSEYYEGAGGSIPVDDEGVIPTNTVIIKNGILSSYLHNRETAERFGVAPTGSARAWEYGDVPLIRMRNTFLMPGNSSLEEMIANTKDGYYLDGAKNGQADATGEFMFAVQKAYRIQNGKITDLLKGVTVSGLAFDVLQNVDMVSKEFKWDLGSGHCGKGQPAKVDAGGPYVRTKVLLGGK
- a CDS encoding YheT family hydrolase, which translates into the protein MTSSNREFKPRRFLEGRHLQTVYNVLFPPDNSLEDEYYSESILIPTNDGSGDLLWLEHNPPLSQVRKKASKWNGHYLLLVHGMEGSSESHYMVSAGKEALNRGYGVVRMNLRNCGRGLGIAKKPYNAGQSEDLDAVLKYIYKHFTRSIFVSGFSLSANLVIKFFGEKREHYSKAFSATSPPLDLKRSCDFIDSRAGNFYRDHFLDTMKEKVTSGVYEISDKMKERVLRSKSFFDFDDFFTAPISGYANVLEYYNICSSVKYLGGIKVPGLIVHADDDPVVPSEVWHEIRWKSYPLIQTVLTEKGGHVGFISDPSPDNPEGRWLPRILLDFFDSQIKS